A single region of the Corallococcus caeni genome encodes:
- a CDS encoding TolC family protein, whose translation MRALSLTLSLWVLPVVAGAQTPAPATAMPQDPAAPVTPPAVRQSLSASAASEGRVITLAEAETAAREHQPTLRSAQANTDAAYARVDQAFSGFLPQVSASASYTLGTSNRAVIQNVPGSDTAVVSSSTRRFSGGISANQLIYDFGRTSGRYNASKESAGAQEDSQQQVLQDVLRDVRSAYFNVLTQKALLGVARETLQSEEARLNQVNASVQVGSRPEIDLLQQRTAKANAQVALIRAQNAYATAKAQLNQTMGAETSTDYTVQDVTVAAVAGEDEVLDALVKRALEARPDVAARERQILAQESQVKVTKGGHWPSLSATGNVSNVGANPVNGATLSAQGGLQLSWALFQGGLVNAQTREANANLRDLQAQKDALRQQVRLQVEQARLNVVATREALTAADEAQVNARERLRLAEGRYRAGVGNIIEVSDAQVAFTNAAAQQVQATYDLATSRAELARALGTVELSTVASR comes from the coding sequence ATGCGCGCGCTTTCGTTGACGCTTTCGTTGTGGGTCCTGCCCGTGGTCGCGGGGGCCCAGACGCCGGCTCCGGCCACGGCGATGCCCCAGGACCCGGCGGCGCCCGTGACGCCTCCCGCCGTGCGGCAGTCCCTGTCCGCGTCCGCCGCCTCCGAGGGGCGCGTCATCACCCTGGCGGAGGCGGAGACCGCAGCGCGTGAGCACCAGCCGACGCTGCGCTCGGCGCAGGCGAACACCGACGCGGCGTACGCCCGGGTGGATCAGGCCTTCTCCGGCTTCCTGCCGCAGGTGAGCGCCAGCGCCAGCTACACGCTGGGCACCAGCAACCGGGCCGTCATCCAGAACGTGCCGGGCAGCGACACCGCGGTGGTGTCCAGCTCCACGCGGCGCTTCAGCGGGGGCATCTCCGCCAACCAGCTCATCTACGACTTCGGCCGGACGTCCGGGCGCTACAACGCGTCGAAAGAGAGCGCGGGCGCGCAGGAGGACTCGCAGCAGCAGGTGCTCCAGGACGTGCTGCGCGACGTGCGCTCCGCGTACTTCAACGTCCTCACGCAGAAGGCCCTGCTGGGCGTGGCGCGCGAGACGCTCCAGAGCGAGGAGGCGCGGCTCAACCAGGTGAACGCGTCCGTGCAGGTGGGGTCGCGGCCGGAAATCGACCTGCTCCAGCAGCGCACGGCGAAGGCCAACGCGCAGGTGGCGCTCATCCGCGCGCAGAACGCCTACGCCACCGCGAAGGCGCAGCTCAACCAGACCATGGGCGCGGAGACGTCCACCGACTACACCGTGCAGGACGTGACGGTGGCGGCCGTCGCCGGTGAGGACGAAGTGCTGGACGCGCTGGTGAAGCGCGCGCTGGAGGCCCGTCCCGACGTCGCCGCGCGCGAGCGTCAGATTCTGGCGCAGGAGTCGCAGGTGAAGGTGACGAAGGGCGGCCACTGGCCCAGCCTGAGCGCCACGGGCAACGTGTCCAACGTGGGCGCGAACCCGGTCAACGGCGCCACGCTGAGCGCGCAGGGCGGGCTGCAGCTGAGCTGGGCGCTGTTCCAGGGCGGGCTCGTCAACGCGCAGACGCGCGAGGCCAACGCCAACCTGCGCGACCTCCAGGCGCAGAAGGACGCGCTCCGGCAGCAGGTGCGGCTCCAGGTGGAGCAGGCCCGGCTCAACGTGGTGGCCACGCGGGAAGCGCTCACCGCCGCGGACGAGGCCCAGGTGAACGCGCGCGAGCGACTGCGGCTGGCCGAAGGGCGCTACCGCGCGGGCGTGGGCAACATCATCGAGGTCAGCGACGCGCAGGTGGCCTTCACCAACGCCGCCGCCCAGCAGGTGCAGGCGACGTACGACCTGGCCACCTCCCGCGCGGAGCTGGCGCGCGCCCTGGGCACGGTGGAGCTATCCACCGTGGCCTCGCGGTAG
- a CDS encoding response regulator transcription factor, which produces MENTPRPTASEEATIQVLLVEDDERLARLTARYLQEHGIIVTVSASGTDALLQTSRHTYDVILLDLMLPGRDGLEVCRELRTRTDVPIIMLTARGEEADRVLGLESGADDYLPKPYSSRELLARIRAQVRRARGKVGPTSHPVHAGRLVLDPRSLSASLDGKPLSLTTYEFSLLRVLAERAGRVLSREQLLDLVKGSADEVFDRSVDVHIFRLRQKLEVDPRNPRLLKTVRGAGYMLATETEAES; this is translated from the coding sequence ATGGAGAACACGCCACGCCCCACGGCCTCCGAGGAGGCCACCATCCAGGTGCTCCTCGTGGAGGACGATGAACGCCTGGCGCGGCTCACCGCCCGCTACCTCCAGGAGCACGGCATCATCGTCACCGTGTCCGCGTCCGGCACCGACGCGCTCCTCCAGACGTCCCGCCACACCTACGACGTCATCCTCCTGGACCTCATGCTCCCCGGCCGCGACGGCCTGGAGGTCTGCCGCGAGCTGCGCACCCGCACGGACGTGCCCATCATCATGCTCACCGCGCGCGGCGAGGAGGCCGACCGCGTCCTGGGACTGGAGTCCGGCGCGGATGACTACCTGCCCAAGCCCTACTCGTCGCGCGAGCTGCTCGCCCGCATCCGCGCCCAGGTGCGCCGCGCGCGCGGCAAGGTGGGCCCCACCAGCCACCCCGTGCACGCGGGCCGGCTGGTGCTGGACCCCCGCAGCCTGAGCGCGTCCCTGGACGGCAAGCCGCTGTCCCTCACGACGTATGAGTTCAGCCTGCTGCGCGTCCTGGCCGAGCGCGCCGGCCGCGTCCTCAGCCGCGAACAGCTGCTCGACCTGGTGAAGGGCAGCGCGGACGAGGTCTTCGACCGCTCCGTGGACGTGCACATCTTCCGCCTGCGTCAGAAGCTGGAGGTGGACCCCCGCAACCCGCGCCTGCTCAAGACGGTCCGCGGCGCCGGCTACATGCTGGCCACGGAGACCGAGGCGGAGTCGTGA
- a CDS encoding ATP-binding response regulator, whose product MAEQPRLATVLNVNDDEANRYLVNRILEMSGYHVLEAATGMAALLLAEEHRPDVIVLDVKLPDISGYEVCARLRANAATAAIAVMHTSATFVTPDKKVQGLEGGADAYLTQPYEPSELIATVRSLLRLRHAEQQARLRTDQLIEMDRRKDEFLAMLAHELRNPLAAIMTAIGILERKASTDTKEARMHGIIQRQTNHLARLVDDLLDVSRITRGKVELRQEPVSLTEVLQQVLSILRPRVESRGLTLEAHLPRAPLWLEGDATRLEQVFTNLVDNAAKYTDQGTVTVELFQEGVDGSAQAVLRVKDTGIGIPPEKLPAMFELFAQADTSLERSRGGLGIGLTLVRTLVRMHGGSVDATSGGLGQGSEFVVRLPLLPADRVPRSTGANLMDTRRARRILLVEDNSDARQSMRELLELWGHQVAVAQDGMQGVALALEHAPELALVDIGLPGLDGYQVARTLRARVGQQLRLVALSGYGDPEAYQQALKAGFDVHLTKPVRPADLDRVLSNL is encoded by the coding sequence GTGGCTGAGCAACCCCGTCTGGCAACGGTCCTCAACGTCAACGACGACGAGGCCAACCGCTACCTGGTCAACCGCATCCTGGAGATGTCCGGCTACCACGTGCTGGAGGCGGCCACCGGCATGGCGGCGCTCCTGCTGGCGGAGGAGCACCGCCCGGACGTCATCGTCCTGGACGTGAAGCTGCCGGACATCAGCGGCTATGAGGTCTGCGCGCGCCTGCGGGCCAACGCGGCCACGGCCGCCATCGCGGTGATGCACACGTCCGCGACGTTCGTCACGCCGGACAAGAAGGTGCAGGGCCTGGAGGGCGGTGCGGACGCGTACCTCACCCAGCCCTACGAGCCGTCGGAGCTCATCGCCACGGTGCGCTCGCTCTTGCGCCTGCGCCACGCGGAGCAGCAGGCCCGGCTGCGCACGGACCAGCTCATCGAGATGGACCGGCGCAAGGACGAGTTCCTGGCCATGCTGGCCCACGAGCTGCGCAACCCGCTGGCCGCCATCATGACGGCCATTGGCATCCTGGAGCGCAAGGCGTCCACGGACACCAAGGAAGCGCGGATGCACGGCATCATCCAGCGCCAGACGAACCACCTGGCGCGGCTGGTGGACGACCTGCTGGACGTCAGCCGCATCACCCGGGGCAAGGTGGAGCTGCGCCAGGAGCCGGTGAGCCTGACGGAGGTCCTCCAGCAGGTGCTCTCCATCCTGCGCCCCCGCGTGGAGTCCCGCGGCCTGACGCTGGAGGCCCACCTGCCGCGCGCGCCGCTGTGGCTGGAGGGTGACGCCACGCGCCTGGAGCAGGTCTTCACCAACCTGGTGGACAACGCGGCCAAGTACACGGACCAGGGCACCGTCACCGTGGAGCTCTTCCAGGAGGGCGTGGACGGCAGCGCGCAGGCGGTGCTGCGGGTGAAGGACACCGGCATCGGCATCCCGCCTGAGAAGCTGCCCGCCATGTTCGAGCTGTTCGCCCAGGCGGACACGTCCCTGGAGCGCTCGCGCGGGGGCCTGGGCATTGGCCTCACCCTCGTGCGCACGCTGGTGCGGATGCACGGCGGCAGCGTGGACGCGACCAGCGGCGGCCTGGGCCAGGGCAGCGAGTTCGTGGTGCGGCTGCCCCTGCTGCCCGCGGACCGCGTCCCCCGCTCGACCGGGGCGAACCTGATGGACACGCGGCGCGCGCGGCGCATCCTCCTGGTGGAGGACAACTCGGACGCGCGCCAGTCCATGCGCGAGCTGCTGGAGCTGTGGGGCCACCAGGTGGCGGTGGCCCAGGACGGCATGCAGGGCGTGGCGCTGGCCCTGGAGCACGCGCCGGAGCTGGCGCTGGTGGACATTGGCCTGCCGGGGCTGGACGGCTACCAGGTGGCGAGGACGCTGCGCGCGCGCGTGGGGCAGCAGCTGCGGCTGGTGGCGCTCTCCGGCTACGGCGACCCGGAGGCCTACCAGCAGGCCCTGAAGGCCGGGTTCGACGTGCACCTCACCAAGCCGGTGCGGCCCGCCGACCTGGATCGCGTCCTGTCGAACCTCTGA
- a CDS encoding helix-turn-helix transcriptional regulator, whose amino-acid sequence MDKKLATTIGASARVARGRMELTQADVAERIDVATEVYGRLERGGMLPSVQTLLKLCHELHVSADELLGLAAQGAPPSRASEAPPPTPERPEVRRLLRSVRQLDPAQVKLLGLVANALQRR is encoded by the coding sequence ATGGACAAGAAACTCGCAACCACCATCGGCGCATCGGCACGGGTCGCCCGGGGCCGCATGGAGCTTACGCAGGCCGACGTCGCCGAGCGAATCGACGTGGCCACGGAGGTGTACGGCCGCCTGGAGCGCGGCGGCATGCTCCCCAGCGTCCAGACCCTGCTGAAGCTGTGCCACGAGCTGCACGTCTCCGCGGACGAGCTGCTGGGACTCGCGGCGCAGGGTGCGCCGCCGTCGCGCGCCAGCGAAGCCCCGCCGCCCACTCCGGAGCGCCCGGAAGTGCGCCGGCTTCTGCGCAGCGTGCGTCAGCTGGACCCCGCCCAGGTGAAGCTGCTGGGCCTGGTGGCCAACGCGCTCCAGCGGCGGTAG
- a CDS encoding ABC transporter permease has translation MNILETVVLALRALLRSKTRSVLTALGIIIGVGAVIAMVAIGDGAKASVQKVFDSMGTNLLIILPGSSRSGGARGGFGSQPTITWDDLEAVRTQLSTVRGAAPEMRSNAQVFSEDQNWNTSIIGTTTDYFTVRSWTMAKGAHFTDADNEAGAKVAVLGQTVVDNLYGKGFNPVGQVIRINKTPFTVMGVTAPKGQSPVGQDFDNTVFVPATTFRRQVQAQSLGAYITGAVFVQAASADLTAKAQTDVTNLLRERHRLGEDDANDFDVRNLAEVASGQQQSTETLSLLLAAIAAVSLVVGGIGIMNIMLVSVTERTREIGVRVAVGARPRDILAQFLIEALTLAVLGGIIGAAVGLGVAKLLAAQFGWPMLVRPDVALLAIGFSGLVGVVFGLYPARKASLLDPIDALRYE, from the coding sequence ATGAACATCCTGGAGACGGTCGTCCTGGCGCTGCGTGCGCTCTTGCGTTCCAAGACGCGCTCGGTGCTCACCGCGCTGGGCATCATCATCGGCGTGGGCGCGGTCATCGCCATGGTGGCCATTGGCGACGGCGCGAAGGCCAGCGTGCAGAAGGTCTTCGACTCCATGGGCACCAACCTGCTCATCATCCTGCCGGGTTCGTCCAGGTCCGGTGGCGCCCGGGGCGGCTTCGGCAGCCAGCCCACCATCACCTGGGACGACCTGGAGGCCGTGCGCACGCAGCTGTCCACCGTGCGCGGCGCGGCGCCGGAGATGCGCTCCAACGCGCAGGTGTTCAGCGAGGACCAGAACTGGAACACCAGCATCATCGGCACGACGACGGACTACTTCACCGTGCGCAGCTGGACCATGGCGAAGGGCGCGCACTTCACGGACGCGGACAACGAGGCGGGCGCGAAGGTGGCGGTGCTGGGCCAGACGGTGGTGGACAACCTCTACGGCAAGGGCTTCAACCCCGTGGGGCAGGTCATCCGCATCAACAAGACGCCCTTCACCGTGATGGGCGTGACGGCGCCCAAGGGCCAGTCGCCCGTGGGCCAGGACTTCGACAACACGGTGTTCGTGCCGGCCACCACCTTCCGCCGCCAGGTGCAGGCGCAGAGCCTGGGCGCGTACATCACCGGCGCGGTGTTCGTGCAGGCGGCGAGCGCGGACCTCACGGCGAAGGCCCAGACGGACGTGACGAACCTCCTGCGGGAGCGCCACCGCCTGGGCGAGGACGACGCGAACGACTTCGACGTGCGCAACCTGGCGGAGGTGGCCAGCGGTCAGCAGCAGAGCACGGAGACGCTGAGCCTGCTGCTCGCGGCCATCGCGGCGGTGTCGCTGGTGGTGGGCGGCATCGGCATCATGAACATCATGCTGGTGAGCGTCACCGAGCGGACGCGCGAGATTGGCGTGCGCGTGGCGGTGGGCGCCCGGCCGCGCGACATCCTGGCGCAGTTCCTCATCGAGGCGCTGACGCTGGCGGTGCTGGGCGGCATCATCGGCGCGGCCGTGGGCCTGGGCGTGGCGAAGCTGCTGGCCGCGCAGTTCGGCTGGCCCATGCTGGTCCGCCCGGACGTCGCGCTGCTGGCCATCGGGTTCAGCGGCCTGGTCGGGGTCGTCTTCGGGCTGTACCCGGCGCGCAAGGCGAGCCTGTTGGATCCCATCGATGCACTGAGGTACGAGTGA
- a CDS encoding ABC transporter ATP-binding protein, translated as MDAETKRAPPVIQLKNVAKVYRSGDVEVRALRGVDFTVEPGEFVSIMGSSGSGKSTLMNILGCLDRPTSGEYLLNGREVARLDRDGLARVRNRTLGFVFQSFNLLARTTALENVELPMLYAGVPSKERRARAKEALERVGLGARLDHHPKQLSGGQQQRVAIARALVGRPRVILADEPTGNLDSRTTVEVMALFQQLQKEGLTLVLVTHEPDVAEYTQRVVVVKDGRIVNDRRQTPNPAVVPAEEVGT; from the coding sequence ATGGACGCGGAAACGAAGCGGGCACCCCCCGTCATCCAGCTCAAGAACGTGGCGAAGGTGTACCGCTCCGGCGACGTGGAGGTGCGGGCCCTGCGCGGCGTGGACTTCACGGTGGAGCCGGGCGAGTTCGTCTCCATCATGGGCTCCTCCGGCTCGGGCAAGTCCACGCTGATGAACATCCTGGGCTGCCTGGACCGGCCCACCTCCGGGGAGTACCTGCTCAACGGCCGAGAGGTGGCCCGCCTGGACCGCGACGGCCTGGCGCGCGTGCGCAACCGCACCCTGGGCTTCGTCTTCCAGAGCTTCAACCTGCTGGCGCGCACCACCGCGCTGGAGAACGTGGAGCTGCCCATGCTGTACGCGGGCGTGCCCTCCAAGGAGCGCCGCGCGCGGGCGAAGGAGGCGCTGGAGCGCGTGGGGCTGGGGGCCCGGCTGGACCACCACCCGAAGCAGCTCTCCGGCGGTCAGCAGCAGCGCGTGGCCATCGCGCGGGCGCTGGTGGGCCGGCCGCGCGTCATCCTCGCGGACGAGCCCACGGGCAACCTGGACTCGCGCACCACGGTGGAGGTGATGGCGCTGTTCCAGCAGCTGCAGAAGGAAGGCCTCACGCTGGTGCTGGTGACGCACGAGCCGGACGTGGCCGAGTACACGCAGCGGGTGGTGGTGGTGAAGGACGGGCGCATCGTGAACGACAGACGCCAGACGCCGAACCCGGCGGTGGTGCCCGCCGAGGAGGTGGGGACATGA
- a CDS encoding efflux RND transporter periplasmic adaptor subunit, with product MKALSEMPREAPALAPVELDEDEGRKRGVPRWAWVLAILVVAGAGVFWRMRAGSQADAVTYETTPAEARKLTARVTATGTVAALVTVQVGSQVSGRIQELMVDYNSQVKKGQVIARIDPQLVQAALDRAKANMTASRANLQKARVNADVAKKQAARSKELRAQQFISQSELETAESAAASGQAEVTAAEGSVAQAQAALNEAEVNLKYTTIVSPTDGIVISRSVDVGQTVAASLQAPVLFTIAEDLRKMQVNTSIAEADVGKLQPGMKATFTVDAFPGETFDGVIRQIRNEAITVQNVVTYLAVIDVPNPDLKLKPGMTANVTIVTQQKDQALSVPNTALRYRPAPSPNAPAQAAAAQPPPAGTRTVYVLRRQPEQKPQPVAVNVRTGMTDGTYTEVVEGDIKAGDRVITAANSPAGSTSTGAPSGASPVGGAGGGRGMGGGRRGPF from the coding sequence ATGAAGGCCTTGAGCGAGATGCCGCGGGAAGCGCCGGCCCTGGCGCCGGTGGAGCTGGACGAGGACGAGGGTCGCAAGCGCGGAGTGCCGCGCTGGGCCTGGGTCCTGGCGATCCTGGTGGTGGCGGGCGCGGGGGTGTTCTGGCGCATGCGCGCCGGAAGCCAGGCGGACGCCGTCACCTACGAGACGACCCCCGCCGAGGCCCGGAAGCTCACGGCCAGGGTGACGGCCACCGGCACCGTGGCGGCGCTGGTGACGGTGCAGGTCGGCAGTCAGGTCTCCGGCCGCATCCAGGAGCTGATGGTCGACTACAACTCGCAGGTCAAGAAGGGGCAGGTCATCGCCCGCATCGACCCGCAGCTGGTGCAGGCCGCGCTGGACCGGGCGAAGGCAAACATGACGGCCTCGCGCGCGAACCTCCAGAAGGCGCGCGTGAACGCGGACGTGGCGAAGAAGCAGGCCGCGCGCTCGAAGGAGCTGCGCGCGCAGCAGTTCATCTCCCAGTCGGAGCTGGAGACGGCCGAGTCCGCCGCCGCCAGCGGGCAGGCGGAGGTCACGGCCGCGGAGGGCTCGGTGGCCCAGGCGCAGGCCGCGCTCAACGAGGCGGAGGTGAACCTCAAGTACACGACCATCGTGTCGCCCACGGACGGCATCGTCATCTCGCGCAGCGTGGACGTGGGCCAGACGGTGGCCGCGTCCCTCCAGGCGCCCGTGCTCTTCACCATCGCGGAGGACCTGCGCAAGATGCAGGTCAACACCAGCATCGCGGAAGCGGACGTGGGCAAGCTGCAGCCCGGCATGAAGGCCACCTTCACCGTGGACGCCTTCCCGGGGGAGACCTTCGACGGCGTCATCCGGCAGATCCGCAACGAGGCCATCACCGTGCAGAACGTGGTGACCTACCTGGCCGTCATCGACGTGCCGAACCCGGACCTCAAGCTCAAGCCGGGCATGACGGCGAACGTGACCATCGTCACGCAGCAGAAGGACCAGGCGCTGTCCGTGCCCAACACGGCGCTGCGCTACCGCCCCGCGCCGTCGCCGAACGCGCCCGCGCAGGCTGCGGCGGCCCAGCCGCCCCCCGCGGGCACGCGCACCGTCTACGTGCTGCGCCGCCAGCCGGAGCAGAAGCCGCAGCCCGTGGCCGTGAACGTGCGCACCGGCATGACGGATGGCACGTACACGGAGGTGGTGGAAGGGGACATCAAGGCCGGCGACCGCGTCATCACCGCGGCGAATTCGCCGGCGGGCTCGACGTCCACCGGGGCTCCTTCGGGTGCGAGCCCCGTCGGCGGCGCGGGTGGCGGCCGGGGCATGGGCGGCGGCCGCCGGGGCCCGTTCTAG
- a CDS encoding acyl-CoA synthetase, protein MPIVHDWLARRASLAPERTALVDSLRGGRRISWAEWNDSAHRTALLLRDLGVGVGDRVSVLAFNGVETLDLVFACAKLGAVLQPLNWRLGVEELHGLLSDVAPSVVCFGPEFGPQVDALRSRLPAHWVSLSDPLFCSRETLTGALPSLELEADAPWVLCSTGGSTGLPKSAVLTHGSLTANAVNTVVSWGLTQDDVALVNAPLFHTGGLNVFALPLVYVGGASVVCRAFDVAQTFDLIDSGSVNLVFGVPTMFIEMQRHPRFEAVDFSRLKLLISGGAPCPAPVFERFFARGIPFRTGYGLTEGGPNNFFLPDAVMRSHAGFVGVPLFHVEARIDGEQRPGDVGELLLRGPHLCAGYWRRPEETARTFVDGWLHTGDLASRDAQGFFRIEGRAKDLIISGGENIHPSEVESVLAGHPDVAEVAVIGVPDPKWGEVPRALVVPRPGADPTLEALVAFCAGRLARYKLPRTLRLLESLPRTPAGKVDRRGLARMHGEG, encoded by the coding sequence GTGCCCATCGTCCACGACTGGCTGGCCCGGCGGGCTTCGCTCGCCCCGGAGCGCACGGCGCTCGTTGATTCGCTCCGGGGTGGGCGGCGCATCTCGTGGGCGGAGTGGAATGACTCCGCCCACCGGACCGCGCTGCTGCTGCGCGACCTGGGCGTGGGCGTGGGTGACCGCGTCTCCGTCCTGGCCTTCAACGGCGTGGAGACGCTGGACCTCGTGTTCGCGTGCGCCAAGCTGGGCGCCGTGCTCCAGCCGCTCAACTGGCGCCTGGGCGTGGAGGAGCTGCACGGCCTGCTCTCCGATGTCGCTCCCTCCGTCGTCTGCTTCGGTCCGGAGTTCGGCCCTCAAGTGGACGCCTTGCGCTCACGTCTTCCGGCGCACTGGGTCTCCCTTTCGGATCCGCTCTTCTGCTCGCGCGAGACGCTGACCGGCGCGCTGCCCTCCCTCGAACTGGAGGCGGATGCACCTTGGGTGCTGTGCTCCACCGGCGGGAGCACCGGCCTTCCGAAGTCCGCCGTGCTCACGCATGGCTCGCTCACCGCCAACGCCGTGAACACCGTCGTCAGCTGGGGCCTCACCCAGGACGACGTGGCGCTCGTCAACGCGCCCCTGTTCCACACTGGCGGCCTCAACGTGTTCGCCCTGCCCCTGGTGTACGTGGGCGGCGCCTCCGTCGTGTGCCGTGCCTTCGACGTGGCGCAGACCTTCGACCTCATCGACTCGGGCTCCGTGAACCTCGTGTTCGGCGTGCCCACCATGTTCATCGAGATGCAGCGGCATCCCCGCTTCGAGGCCGTGGACTTCTCCCGCCTCAAGCTGCTCATCAGCGGCGGCGCCCCCTGTCCCGCCCCCGTCTTCGAGCGCTTCTTCGCTCGCGGCATTCCCTTCCGCACCGGCTACGGCCTCACCGAGGGCGGCCCCAACAACTTCTTCCTCCCCGACGCCGTCATGCGCTCGCACGCGGGCTTCGTCGGTGTGCCCCTGTTCCACGTCGAAGCGCGCATTGACGGCGAACAGCGCCCCGGAGACGTGGGTGAGCTGCTCCTTCGCGGCCCCCACCTTTGCGCCGGCTACTGGCGCCGGCCGGAGGAGACCGCTCGCACCTTCGTGGACGGATGGCTGCACACCGGCGACCTGGCCTCCCGCGACGCGCAGGGCTTCTTCCGCATCGAGGGCCGCGCCAAGGACCTGATCATCTCCGGCGGCGAGAACATCCACCCCTCCGAGGTCGAGAGCGTCCTCGCCGGCCACCCCGATGTCGCCGAGGTCGCCGTCATCGGCGTCCCCGACCCGAAGTGGGGCGAGGTCCCCCGCGCCCTCGTCGTCCCCCGGCCGGGCGCCGATCCGACCCTGGAGGCGCTGGTGGCCTTCTGTGCCGGCCGGCTCGCCCGGTACAAGCTGCCCCGCACGCTGCGGCTGCTGGAGTCCCTGCCGCGTACCCCGGCGGGCAAGGTGGACCGGCGGGGGCTCGCCCGGATGCACGGCGAGGGCTGA
- a CDS encoding HAMP domain-containing sensor histidine kinase, protein MKFFRLPMGLLPRIYLVGVIQIILVGVSLMLARDLLRNESWRNRFDDELSYFVDEWANLRDQPAALQASLDRAQQRMGMRVTLRAADGTLLGNTRPDPVPPLTSEEFSAVASRVTRSGPRGPFPGLGGGPGRLLVVSPYPGPIQVYASVSLPPPPPPPDGDRQTAIIVGLVLMCTAITSVAFARTLAGPLEKLASAARAFGAGRLDVRAGLRRKDELGLVSEAFDEMAGRITQLLRSQKELLANVSHELRTPLSRIRVALDLAAEGDAQTARELLPDITEDLSELERLVSDVLTTSRLELVTDGASGGVPPLRLERVDANALVDKAAARFRSARPKHRLEVQVDGALPALEADPVLLRRVLDNLLDNAGKYSEAGTTVRLHARAEGGGVQVEVRDQGIGIDAQDLARVGTPFFRTDRSRARTTGGVGLGLALVRRILDAHHGHLTLESQPGQGTTARVVLPGVGAADTAEGRLAVGHLS, encoded by the coding sequence GTGAAGTTCTTCCGCCTCCCCATGGGCCTGCTCCCCCGCATCTACCTGGTGGGGGTCATCCAGATCATCCTCGTGGGCGTGTCGCTCATGCTCGCTCGGGACCTCCTGCGCAACGAGTCCTGGCGCAACCGCTTCGACGACGAGCTGTCCTACTTCGTCGACGAGTGGGCCAACCTGCGCGACCAGCCCGCCGCGCTCCAGGCATCGCTCGACCGCGCCCAGCAGCGCATGGGCATGCGCGTCACGCTGCGCGCCGCGGACGGGACGCTGCTGGGCAACACGCGGCCGGACCCCGTGCCGCCGCTGACCTCCGAGGAGTTCTCCGCCGTCGCCTCGCGCGTCACCCGCAGCGGTCCGCGCGGCCCGTTCCCCGGGCTGGGGGGCGGACCTGGCCGCCTCCTGGTGGTGAGTCCCTACCCGGGCCCCATCCAGGTCTACGCCTCCGTGTCGCTGCCCCCGCCGCCCCCGCCGCCGGATGGAGACCGGCAGACGGCCATCATCGTGGGGCTCGTGCTGATGTGTACCGCCATCACCTCCGTTGCCTTCGCGCGCACGCTCGCGGGCCCGCTGGAGAAGCTGGCCAGCGCGGCGCGCGCGTTCGGCGCGGGGAGGCTGGACGTGCGCGCGGGCCTGCGCCGCAAGGACGAACTGGGCCTGGTGTCCGAGGCCTTCGACGAGATGGCCGGCCGCATCACCCAGCTCTTGCGCTCGCAGAAGGAGCTGCTCGCCAACGTGTCACACGAGCTGCGCACGCCCCTGTCCCGCATCCGCGTGGCGCTGGACCTGGCCGCGGAGGGCGACGCGCAGACCGCGCGCGAGCTGCTGCCCGACATCACCGAGGACCTGTCGGAGCTGGAGCGCCTGGTGTCCGACGTGCTCACCACGTCCCGCCTGGAGCTGGTGACGGATGGCGCGAGCGGCGGCGTGCCCCCCCTGCGCCTGGAGCGCGTGGACGCGAACGCGCTGGTGGACAAGGCCGCCGCCCGCTTCCGCTCCGCCCGGCCGAAGCACCGGCTGGAGGTCCAGGTGGACGGCGCGCTGCCTGCGCTGGAGGCAGACCCCGTGCTGCTGCGGCGCGTGTTGGACAACCTGCTCGACAACGCGGGGAAGTATTCGGAGGCCGGCACCACCGTGAGGCTGCACGCCCGGGCGGAGGGCGGCGGCGTCCAGGTGGAGGTCCGGGACCAGGGCATCGGCATCGACGCGCAGGACCTGGCGCGCGTGGGCACGCCCTTCTTCCGCACCGACCGCAGCCGCGCCCGCACCACGGGCGGCGTGGGGCTGGGGCTGGCGTTGGTGCGCCGCATCCTGGACGCGCACCACGGCCACCTCACGCTGGAGAGCCAGCCGGGCCAGGGCACCACCGCGCGCGTCGTGCTCCCCGGAGTGGGGGCGGCGGACACAGCGGAGGGTCGCCTCGCCGTGGGTCATCTTTCGTAA